AAATTAAAAGTACATTAGCTTACGAATTACGAATTACACGTTAGCTACAGGTTCATTAGCAGTCGACCAAAATGGATAGTCTGTATATCCCTGTTCACCACCACCATAAAAGCTTGCTTGATTTGGTTGATTTAGTGGTGCATTCAAAGCCAAGCGTCGGGGTAAATCGGGATTTGATATAAATAATGTGCCAAAGGCAACTAAATCTGCGGCTTTGTTTGCCAGTACAGCATCACCTTTTTCACGGGTATAACCACCATTGACGATGAGAGTACCTGTAAAGCGATCGCGTATATGACTGGTGGGTACAATTATTCCGCCATGTCTGATGTCTGCCTCTGTTGCCTCATAAATATGTAGATATGCCAAATTAAACTTATTCAATGCTTGAGCCGCATAACCGAATGTCTCCAGAGGATTGGAGTCATGGATATCGTTAAAAGTCCCACTGGGAGAGAAACGTACCCCAACTCGGTTAGAATCCCACACACTAGTTACCGCTTCTGTTACTTCCAACAGGAATCGGGCCCGATTTTCAATGTCACCCCCATATTTATCTGTACGTTGATTAGTACCATCCCGAAGAAACTGATCTATTAAATAACCATTAGCTGAGTGAATTTCCACCCCATCAAACCCAGCCGCTAGAGCATTTGCCGCTCCCTGACGGTACTGTTCGACGATCTGCGGTATTTCCGATGTTTCTAAAGCACGGGGAGTAACAAAAGGTTTTGGCCCCTCATAAGTTGAAGCCTCACCTTTAGGAGCGATCGCAGAAGGTGCTACAGGTAAAACTCCATTTGGTTGTAAGTCTGGATGAGAAATTCTGCCGACATGCCATAGTTGCAAGAAAATTCTTCCTCCGTGCTGATGTACGG
This Nostoc sp. C052 DNA region includes the following protein-coding sequences:
- a CDS encoding alkene reductase, which codes for MTADINLFSPYQLGNLELPNRIVMAPLTRNRAAKGNVPYELNATYYAQRASAGLIISEATQVTPEGQGYPATPGIHSPEQVEGWKLVTDAVHQHGGRIFLQLWHVGRISHPDLQPNGVLPVAPSAIAPKGEASTYEGPKPFVTPRALETSEIPQIVEQYRQGAANALAAGFDGVEIHSANGYLIDQFLRDGTNQRTDKYGGDIENRARFLLEVTEAVTSVWDSNRVGVRFSPSGTFNDIHDSNPLETFGYAAQALNKFNLAYLHIYEATEADIRHGGIIVPTSHIRDRFTGTLIVNGGYTREKGDAVLANKAADLVAFGTLFISNPDLPRRLALNAPLNQPNQASFYGGGEQGYTDYPFWSTANEPVANV